A window of Tachyglossus aculeatus isolate mTacAcu1 chromosome 21, mTacAcu1.pri, whole genome shotgun sequence genomic DNA:
GAGACTCTTGGACCGGAGTTTGCTCCGACCTCCTCTGCTGACCTTCCAGGAAGGAGACCCCCACTCCCTCCGATTGGGACTGTCCCGCTGTTCCTGGTGAGTGTCTCTGCCCTGTGATTGTCCACTGCCCATTGACCACTGCCCACTGCCCGGGGACTGCTGTCCGGTGACTATCTGCAGTCCAGTGACTTCCTGATGCCCAGTGACAGCCCACTACCTGATGATTGTCCAATATGTGATGTCTATCCACGGCCCAGTGACTGTCTGCTGTCTGGTTACTGCCCGCTGCCTAGTGTCAGCCTGCTGTCCGGGGACTGGCCGCTTTCTGTCCACTGTCCAGTGACTGTCTGCTGTCTATGACTGACCACTGCCTGGTGACTGCCCATTGTTCGGTGACTGTCTTCTGTCTGCTGTCTGTCCACTGCCCAGTGATTGCCAACTACTCAGTGACTGGTGTCCAGTGTCCGGTGATTGTCCACTGACCAGTGACTTCTGACTGCTCGGTGACTGTCCAGTGCCCTGTGATTGTCTGCTATGGAGTGACTTTCCCTTCCCGGTGACAGTCCACCACCAGATGACTCCTGTCAGCCTGGTGACTGTCCCATGTCTGGTGGCTGTCCATTGCCCACCATGACAATAGACAATTGTCcatggtctatttattttattttgttagtatgtttggttttgttctctgtctcccccttttagactgtgagcccactgttgggtagggactgtctctatatgttgccaatttgtacttcccaagcgcttagtacagtgctctgcacacagtaagcgctcaataaatacgattgatgatgatgatgatgatgcccagtgACTGCCAATTCCCCAGTGATTGTCCACTGGCCCGTGACTGTCTACTATCTAGTGACTATCCTGATGGAAACTTGCCATCAGGACCACCCCATATAGACACGATGTCCCGTATCCCTAATCCGGACCTTTCCCACTCTCCACTTCTTCTCGCTCATCCCaagtacccattttatagatgagagggcattcattcattcattcattcagtcagtcatatttattgagcgcttactgtgtgcagaacactgtactaagcacttaggaagtacaagtcagcaagtcGGACAGAGGCAGAGGAACTGGGGTCCAGGAGCCCCCTGCTTACTTCCCCccaagggaggggtgggggtgaaaaGGGGTCTGaacccaaagagaagcagtgtagcctagtgcatGACTCAtgggcctgaaagccagaaggacttgagttctaatcctggctctgccacttgtctgctgtgtgaccttgagcaagtcacttcatttctctgtgcctcagctacctccgctgtaaaatggggatgaagaccgtgagcccgatttgcttgtatccaccccagtgcttagtacaatgcctggcacacagtaagcacctaaaaataccacaattattattattaactgtccaGGCCTGGCCAacatgggcagggagggtgggcagCTTAAAGCCAATCAGCGTCCAGATGGGGTCACAGGGTGGGCATCGAAAAAGTGGCAAGACCCGAAAAAGGGGAAGTTCCTGGGGCCGAATCATCCCTGCTCCTTGCAGCCATGAAGCCGACAGGGCCCCTGCATGTGAAGACGCCCCTCCGGGACAGCATGACCTTGTCCAAGCTGGCGGGGACCAGCGTGTACCTAAAGATGGACAACTCGCAGCCCTCCGGCTCCTTCAAGATCCGCGGTATCGGACACTTGTGCAAGACGGTAGGGACCTAGGCCCGATACCCATGGGGAGGTCTTGGGGAGTTGTCGCCCAGGCTGAGGGGGACCTGGGAAGGGGTTCTGGGACagctgggatgggggtggaggggcggctttggggggctgggggagcctgataaagctggggaggggaagagctggagaGGCGGTACTGGGATCCTGAGGGAGCTGGGGTTGGGATGGCTTGGCGGCCTGGAGTAGAGGGGCCTGGGGGAGCTGAGCtggtaaggagggggagaaggactagGGCAAGAAGTCTTTAGGGAGCAGGGTTTCCTTAAGGAGACCTGGGGAGCTGGGGTAAGAGGCGACTGGGGGAGCTGGGACAGGGAAATCTGAGGGAGCAAGGGCAGTTGGGACAGGGAAGGACTGAGGGAGCTGGAGCAGGGCGGCTTGGATAAACTGGGCAGGGAGGTCTGGGACAGCTGGGACAAAAGGACCTGGGGGAGCTGGAGGGGGGCAGTCTTGGGGAGCTAACGTAAGGCGGATCTTGGGGGAATTGAAGAGTGGCCTCGGGGAGCCAGGGCTCACCTCAGAGCCGGACCGCAAGCTCCCCGAGAGAGAATTAAACTAAGCTAGAGGTTGGACCTGTTTTCTCCCCTGGCCCGTCCCTCCGCTGGCCGGCCCCTGACCCCCCGATGTATCTACAGTGGGCCGAGCGGGGCTGCAAGCACTTCGTCTGCTCCTCGGGTGAGTCTCCCATCCATCCTCGGGGACGGGGGAAGGCGGTGTGGGTTGGGGGggaaaaaggaagcagcatggcttagtggaaagagcccgggattgggagtcagaggatgtgagttctactatgactccgccacttgtcagctgtgtgaccttgggcaagccactccacttctccgtgcctcggttacctcatctgtaaaatggggattaagactgtgaccccccacctgggacaacccgataaccttgtatctaccccagcgcttagaacagtgcttggcacatagtaagcgcttaacaaataccataattatgagaagaagcatggcttagtggaaagagcacaggcttgggagtcagaggacgtgagttttaAACCCGGGTCTGACACacgtccgctctgtgaccttgggcaagccctttaacctctctgaacctcagttaccttatctggaaaatggggattaagactgagccccacctgggacaacctgattaccttgtatctactccagctcttagaacagtgtttgactcatagtaagcgcttaacagataccataataataataataataataaagttggaggggagggggcatctCAGCCTGTGTTGGGCCTTTGGTGGTGGGATGAGGCCCCTGGCCCGGGTGGCTAATGTCCGGGGGGCTGAGCCTGGAGAACCCCAGTccccgacggcaggacaggcccCCGAAATGTGACCGGATTTTTGGGGTTGGGCTCCCAGGGGGTCTCCCTCCGGtcaccccatctctgccccctcccacagCGGGCAACGCGGGTCTGGCCACCGCCTACGCAGCCCGGAAGCTGGGCGTGCCGGCCACCATCGTCGTGCCCAACACCACACCCTCCCTGACCATCCAGCGCCTGAAGGATGAAGGGGCAGTGGTCCAGgtagtgggagaggtgagaatctGGCCATGTTGGGGGGATGAGGGGTCTGGTCCGAGCCCCTCCCGGCCCTATCCAGCCCagctccctctgctccccagatgCTGGACGAGGCCATTGACCAGGCCAAAGCGTTGGCGAACAACAATCCGGGCTGGGTCTACATTCCGCCCTTCGACGACCCGCTCATCTGGTAGGTAGGCCGCCCTAACCCCCGGCCGATGTTCCCGTTCATGGGGCCAGTccgatcccaagcgcttagtacagtgctcggcatgcagtaagtgctcaataaacacaatcaaatgaatgaatgggtgaatgagcaAGAGGGCCCCCCACACCTGCTCCCTGGGGGACggtgggtgggaggctgaggcCCACAGCTCCGCTTTTAGCCTAGGCTCTGAGTTTGGGGGAGGTCACCCTTGCTTTGGCCCCTGCCTCCATccaccctcacccctgccccctgcccctaaggagttggggggagagcCCTCGTGGCCGCCGAGCTCTGAAAAGTCATTCCTTCTCCCGCTGGCTGCCTCCTCCGGCCAAAGAGCCATGAACCACAGTCCAGAACGTGGATGGTGGCACGCCAACCACCCCGCTCTGTCTCTGCTAGATAAGAAATAacagctcctccccaccccaagcagAGTCGAGTGGGCATCCGTCTAGAAAGACCCATGGAAAAACCAGCCCATttctttggggtgggggagggtgccCCTTTTCAGACCCACCCCATTTTAACTTGTGGGGTCAACCGCTCCGTTTAACAATCCCAGCTTTGGTCTCTTTCTCCTGGGGGGCCGGcccctcccactccttcccccctGCCAACCCCTTGTCTGGTCGGTCTGGTCCGTCCGGTCCGCCGGTGTCCGCAGGGAAGGCCACACGTCCATCGTGCAGGAGCTGAAGGAGAGTATGAGCGCCAAGCCCGGCGCCATCGTGCTGTCGGTGGGCGGCGGGGGCCTGCTGTGTGGCGTGGTGCAGGGGCTGTGCCAGGTGGGCTGGGGCGATGTGCCCATCGTCGCCATGGAGACGCACGGGGCACACAGCCTCCACGCAGCCCTGGCCGCCGGCAAGCTGGTCACTCTGCCGCAGATCAccaggtgagggagagaggaagggggaaaggagggaggggagatggggagggaagagatgaaaaaggagggagcgagagggagaggaaagggaaatggggggaagagaggagacggGCCAGAGATGAGGGTGGGATTAGCCCATCCAGACTGTTCCAGGATGGACTCAtgttaagaataacaataataattataactatagtatttgttaagcactcactatgtgccaaggacttttctaagcgctggggtagatacaaggtaatcaggttgtcccacgtggggctcagagtcttaatccccattttccaggtgaggtaactgaggcacagagaagtgaagtgactcgcccaaggtcacacagcagacagatgtcggagccaggattagaacccatgtgctctgattcccaagcccgtgctcttgccactaggtcatgctgcttcccatctccccctccccacatgcggaagagaagcagtgtggcctagtggatagagaacgggcttggacgtcagaagaacctgggttctaatcccggctctgacactggtctgctgtatgaccttgggcaagtcacttcccttccctgtgcctctgttacctcatctggaaaatggggattaagaccgtgagccccatgtgggacaacctgattaccttgactccatcccagtgtttagaacagcgcctggaacatagtaagtgattaacaaatagtataattattattattattactaggcctcaCACAGACCCCTCCCCCCAGGCCCAGagcgcccatcatcatcaatcgtatttattgagcgcttactgtgtgcagagcactgcactaagcgcttgggatgtacaagttggcaacatatagagacggtctctacccaacagtgggctcacggtctaaaagactacCCCTACCCAAATCCAGGCAGTTTTGTCAGTGACCTGGCCAGTTGGTGTTTCCTGTCCATCCCCCTATGGAGTGGGTTGAGGGTGGTCTCTGCGCTagccccccccttttagactgtgagcccactgttgggtagggactgtctctatatgttgccaatttgtacttcccaagcgcttagtacagtgctctgcacatagtaagcgctcaataaatatgattgatgatgatgatgatgatgatggggtactgacccttcctccctggctccccctcaccccaccccgggCAGCGTGGCCAAGGCCCTGGGGGTGAACACTGTGGGAGCCCAGGCCCTGAAGCTGGCGTTGGAACATCCGGTCATCTCCGAAGTCGTCACAGACCAAGAAGCCGTCCTCGCCCTTGAGCAGTTCGTGGGTGAGGGTCCCTGGAAGTAGGGGGGggtgcccccatccctccccgggGGTCAGCTGGGAGCTAAGACCATGGGCGGGGGAGAGGTCCCCATAAATCTACACCTGGGAGCCCCTCGGAGTCCTCCCCTCCAACAATCAATCCTTCAGCCATATCAACTGAGCACCTaccttgtgctgagcacttgagagagaacagtacgatggaatgaatgaatgaatgaacttgtacatcccaagcgcttagtgccgagcaagcgctcaataaatatgattgaatgaacgaatgaaggaacctgatcaccttctagactgtgagcccactgttgggtagggaccgtctctataagttgccaacttggacttcccaagcgcttagtacagtgctctgcacagagtaagcgctcaataaatacgatcgagtggcTGAACAGTAGagggggtagacatgatccctgctctcgaggacctgacagtctactgtgggcagagcgttgtattgaacgcttgggtggggtgggggtggggggagtaaaatagagttagtagataatgaaaagcagcttggcctagtggatagagcacaggcataggagtcaaaagatcatgggttctaatcccagctccgccacgagtctgctgtgtgaacttaggcaagtcgcttcacttctctgggcctcagttacctcacctgtaaaatggggactgagactgtgagacccaagtgggacagggactgtgtccaacccgagttgcttgtacctaccccagtgcttagaacatgtctggcacgtaggaagcacttaacaaaaccatattattattatttattattattattattattattattaatgcctgtgctcaaggagtttacagtcttctgtgggcagggcactgtactgagtaattaggaaagagtacagtagagttaggagacatgctccctgccctcaagaaactgacATTctactgtgcagggcactgtactaagcgcttggaagaatacagtagagatggacaatagacaataataataataatgatagcatttattaagagcttactctgtgcaaagcactgttgtaagtgctggggaggttacaaggtgatgaggttgtcccactgggggctcacagtcttaatccccattttacagataagggaactgaggcccagagaagtgaagtgacttgcccaaagtcactcaactgacaagtggcggagcagggatttgaacccatgacctctgcctccaaagcccgggctctttacactgcttctcagacaagCTGTttgccttgcatccaccccaacactcagaacagtgcttggcacatagtaagcatttaacaaataccattattattattattgttattattattattattatggggcccacagacaacagaacaagacatgtggacaggtcatAGAAGCCCACTCGGTGCCTGTCGCCCGGGGTGCGCCCTGCCCATCTGTGACGGTGGGATGCCCCCCCGGCAGATGACGAGAAGATCCTGGTGGAGCCGGCCTGCGGGGCCGCTCTGGCAGCGGTGTACAGCCGGGTGCTGCAGAAGCTGCAGGCGCAGGGCAAGCTCCGGGCACCGCTGCCATCCGTCGTGCTCATCGTCTGCGGAGGATGCAACATCAGCCTGGCCCAGCTGAGGAGCCTGCGGCAGCAGCTCGGCCTAAATCGAGCCGGCCATGAGGCCTGAGCCCGGCCTCCTGCCCACCCTCCACCCTTGGGGACAGGTGCCAACCCAACACGGGACCACAGACCCCCTATTCATCCCACTGGCCGAGGCGGATGGTcccggtggggggagaggggctggggtctCCTACTCGGGGGAAGGGtcaggggaaggggggtggccaCCATGGAccacctccagcttctccccggcTCTTTCTgtgcccacctctccccatcctgcaTAGAGGGGGCCCTGGCCTGGGCGGTGGGTGAGGGGCAAGCAGAGCCATTGAGACCCAAGTGTCCCCCAAGTCCCATCTCAGTCCTGCCCGAGatggtgggggagctgaggaactGGGGTCTGGCCCCTCAGACACTCTTCGGGGTGACGGGCAGccccttattattattgcggtatttgtcaagcgcttactacgtgccaggcactgaactaagcgctggggtggatataagccaatcgtgttggacacagtccccgtcctacgtggggctcacatttgtgACCTCCATCCGCCTCGACTCACTACTGGacctgggggagctgggagggagaggggagggcagctaGGGGAGCCAAGGGTTGTTTTTCTAATgtcaaagcttttttttttgttttcatttaagAAAAAATGACTATTTATGAAATTACCTCTCCCCTTCTTTGCGGCGACCCCACCCCTTcccggctctaataataatgacggcatctgttaagcgcttactatgtgccaggcactgtactaagtgcaggggtggatacaagcaacccaGGCCCCCTCAAGCCCAGGGTGGTCAGAGTTTTCACCCCCATCTCCCCAAACACGGGGTGCCCCAGGTTCCTTCAGGCATAAGGGGGTTAGAGCCtgcaccaccattcattcaatcatatttattgagcgcttactgtgtgcagagcactgtactaagcaacacaACCATCTCCTCCAACACCTTCAGCCCCAGCCCGCTCTGGCATGGGGGCAACCGGGGCCTGCAATCCCATCTCCCCTCACACTAGGGGCCCCAGCCCCTGCAAGAACAAGGGGGCCAGGGTTTccatccctatctccctcctctaCCTGAGGAGATCTCAAAGCATTTTCTGGGAAGGGGAAGCTGAGGGTCAGACATGGGGTGGGGCATTGCAGccagaacagtcattcattcattcattcaatcgtatttaatgagtgcttactgtgtgcagagcactgtactaagcacttggcaagtacaagttggcaaaatatagagacagtccctacctaacgggctcacagtctagaagggggagacagacaacaaaacaagtggacaggtgtcaagtcatcagaataaatagaaataaagctagattcattcattcattcaaccatattaattgagcgcttactgtgtgcagagcactgtactaagcgcttgagaagtacaagtcggcaacatatagaaatggtccctacccaacgacgggctcacagtctagaagggggagacagacaacagaacaaaacatgtggacaggtgtcaagtcgtcagaacaaatagaattaaagctaaatgcacatcattaacaaaataaatagaatagtaaatatgtgcaagtaaaataaatagagtaataaatctgtaaaaacttatatacaggtgctgtggggaggggaaggaggtagggcggaggggatggggaggaggagaggaaaaagggggctacgTCTGGGAAGGCCCAGTCAGAACTGGGGTCCAATGTGGGCATCCACCAGGGTGGAGAAGGGCATGGAGCAATGGGATTTGCATTATTCTCCAAGGATACAGGGCAGggagaggccttccagactaccCCACTGCCTGTAGATGGGTCACCCGCTAACCTAGCCCATCTGCCAGGTTAACCGTCGCCAGCCCTCATGCTCGCCCAGGGGCCAGGGGTCCCACGCCAGTACAAGCTCCGATCTGTGCCCGCGCTGCGGGGATGAGGGCAGCGATCCTTCCCGTGGCTCAGTGAGCTGGAGTCGCTGGTGTCAGGGCTCTGAGAGGCCTGAGTCTGGCCTGGAGACGGCCACCCCCTACCCATCCTCAATACCCTGCCcccttaataatattattaataataattgtggtatttgttaagtgcttactatgtgcagataagggaactggggcccagagaagtgagaggacttgcccacggtcacacggcagacaagtgaaggagtggggaattagaacccacaaacttctgACAGCCAGacgtgtgctctctccactactccacactgcttcctttgcgGCCTCCCCGCTCCCATTCTGGGAAAAACATGGCCCATCTCCGTGCCCGCTGCGCCCTCCACACCGTCAGCCGGGGGGATCTCTGGGTCCAGATCTACTGATGGTGAGGGCACACACCCCCCAAATCCCCACACATCAGGAGTCCCGGGGCCCCTCAGGCCCAGAGAGGACGGGGTTTGCACCTCCATCTCTACTTCatctcaggggaagcagcatggctcaatggaaagggcgcgggctttggagtcagaggtcacgggttcaaatcccagctctgccgattgtcagctgtatgacattgggcaagtcgcttcacttctctgggcctcagttccctcatctgtaaaatggggattaagactgtgagcccccggtgggacaaccggatgactttgtaacctccccaaacgcttagaacagtgctttgcatcatcatcatcaatcgtatttattgagcacttactgtgtgcagagcactgtactaagcgcttgggaagtacaagttggcaacatatagagacagtccctacccaacagtgggctcacagtctaaaagggggagacagagaacaaaaccatactaacaaaataaaataaatagaatagatatgtacaagtaaaacaaataaatggagtaacaaatacgtacaaagatatatacatatatagaggtgctgtggggaagggaaggaggtaagatggggggatggagagggggacgagggggagaggaaggaaggggctcagtctgggaaggcctcctggagtaggtgagctctcagtagggccttgaagggaggaagagagctatagtgcacatagtaagcgcttaataaatgccatcattattattattattattacacacaccaGGGACCCCGGTCCCCTCAGACCCAGGGTGCCCAGGGAGGCCAGGGGGACCAGATCCTAACCCCCATCTTCCTGTACAATGGAGGATCCCAGGCCCCCTCAAGCACAGGGTggtcacagttttcacccccatctcCCCAAATACCGGGTGCCCTGGGGCCCCTCGGGCACACAGGGGTCAGAATCTACACCCCCATCTCTCCCAACACCTTCGGCCCcatccccttctttttttttttttttaaaaaaaagcacctactatgtgccagacattgctcTGAGCtcttgggtagttacaagatgaccacgttggacacaatgtcctacatgggactcacaatcttaacccccattttacagatgaggtaactgaggcacagaataaagagaagcagcgtggctcagtggaaagaacacaggctctggagtcagatgccaggggttcaaatcccggctctgccaattgtcagctgtgtgactttgggcaagtcacttcacttctctgggcctcagttacctcatctgtaaaatggggattcattcattcattcagtcgtatttattgagcgcttactgtgcgcagagcactgtactaagcgcttgggaagtacaagtcggcaacatatagagacagtccctacacaacagtgggctcacagtctagaaggggaagacagagaacaaaacaaaacatattaacaaaataaaataaatagaataaacatgtacaaataaaatagagcaataaatatgtacaaacatatatacatacatacaggtgctgggggaggggaaggaggtaagggggggatggagaggaagaggagtgggagaggaaggaaggggctcagtctgcgattaagactgtgagccccatgtgggacaacctgattaccttgtaccgccccagtgcttagaacagtgctttgcatatagtaagcgcttaataaatgccattattattattattattacagatgaagcgacttgccaaggtcacagcagacaagtagcagagccaggattagaacccaggccctcctggctcccaggcccctgctctatcatcatcaatcgtatttattgagcgcttactgtgtgcagagcactgtactaagcgcttgggaagtacaaattggcaacatatagagacagtccctacccaacagtgggcactgggtgacactgcttctctaaacctgaTGAGTCTGTTGGCTCATATGGCCTCTTCCTGTCCCTACACCCTcctgccaccctcagcccctggcATGGGGGTGACCAGAGCCTGCATCCCCATCTACCCTTAGTAcccttagcttagtacagtgctctgcacacagtaagcgctcaataaatactattgattgattgattgattacccacacACTGAGAGCCCCAGCCCTCTCCGGCACAAGGGACCCTCACATCCTCACACTGCAGGGGTCCCAGGCCCCTCAGGTTGGGGGGCAAGGCCTATACCCCCATctggctcatcatcaatcgtatttattgagcgcttactgtgtgcagagcactggactaagcgcttgggaagtacaaattggcaacatatagagacagtccctacccaacagtgggctcacagtctaaaagactgggagccccagggcccCCTCAGGCACAGGAGGTTGATTTCTGGAGTTCCAGCCATCCCCTCTTCTTCAGCTTTAGAGAagagcgcccgggcttgggactcagaggtcacgggttctaatctcggctcccccacatgtctactttgtgaccttggtcaagtcac
This region includes:
- the SDS gene encoding L-serine dehydratase/L-threonine deaminase isoform X1; amino-acid sequence: MKPTGPLHVKTPLRDSMTLSKLAGTSVYLKMDNSQPSGSFKIRGIGHLCKTWAERGCKHFVCSSAGNAGLATAYAARKLGVPATIVVPNTTPSLTIQRLKDEGAVVQVVGEMLDEAIDQAKALANNNPGWVYIPPFDDPLIWEGHTSIVQELKESMSAKPGAIVLSVGGGGLLCGVVQGLCQVGWGDVPIVAMETHGAHSLHAALAAGKLVTLPQITSVAKALGVNTVGAQALKLALEHPVISEVVTDQEAVLALEQFVDDEKILVEPACGAALAAVYSRVLQKLQAQGKLRAPLPSVVLIVCGGCNISLAQLRSLRQQLGLNRAGHEA
- the SDS gene encoding L-serine dehydratase/L-threonine deaminase isoform X2, which codes for MKPTGPLHVKTPLRDSMTLSKLAGTSVYLKMDNSQPSGSFKIRGIGHLCKTWAERGCKHFVCSSAGNAGLATAYAARKLGVPATIVVPNTTPSLTIQRLKDEGAVVQVVGEMLDEAIDQAKALANNNPGWVYIPPFDDPLIWEGHTSIVQELKESMSAKPGAIVLSVGGGGLLCGVVQGLCQVGWGDVPIVAMETHGAHSLHAALAAGKLVTLPQITSVAKALGVNTVGAQALKLALEHPVISEVVTDQEAVLALEQFVDNRTRHVDRS